One genomic region from Leptolyngbyaceae cyanobacterium JSC-12 encodes:
- a CDS encoding hypothetical protein (IMG reference gene:2510097870) codes for MSDQQLYVVDVDITDARLEGLTAVCEQTAQNMKQSFPDVVGSRPD; via the coding sequence ATGAGCGACCAACAATTATACGTTGTTGATGTAGATATTACTGATGCCCGGTTAGAAGGACTGACGGCTGTGTGCGAGCAAACAGCTCAAAATATGAAACAGTCTTTCCCAGATGTTGTGGGAAGCCGCCCAGATTAA
- a CDS encoding ABC-type dipeptide transport system, periplasmic component (IMG reference gene:2510097871~PFAM: Bacterial extracellular solute-binding proteins, family 5 Middle~manually curated) has product MRKGWRSLAIAFMVCWVAIALNACNSDLLKQSSARGDQIVLSTLSDFKTFNYAFNGEFPNMFLFTYEGLVSENPETAEVEPALAESWEMSEDKKRITFTLRDGLKWSDGQPLTADDVIFSYNDVYLNEKIPTDLRDVLRLGDGNQFPSVRKVDNRRVEFTIPEPFAPFLKTTGGIAILPAHALRESVYTNDANGKPLFLSTWGTDTDPKKVVVNGAFTLESYTPGQRYIFRRNPFYWRKDAQGQQLPYIDRLILQIVESTDTQLIRFRTGELDMLGELSTLRPEDFSLLKQEEKRGNFQIQQGGLRTGTLYVSFNLNTGRRENGTPLVDPIKSRWFNTKEFRQAVAYAINREQMINNAFRGLAEPQNSPISVQSPYYLKPEEGLKTYEYNPQKSKDLLQQAGFKYNAQGQLFDAEGNRVRFNFITNAENKLRVAIGAQIKQDLAAIGMQVDFTPIAFNSVIEKIDTSLDWECILLGLTGGTEPHNGFNVWNPDGGSHSFNQGPKPGSPPIIGRTVSDWEKEIGQLYVQGARELNEAKRKEIYAKTQQITQEYLPFIYLANAKAMAAVRNRVENVRYNAIGLGIWNLPEQKVISR; this is encoded by the coding sequence ATGAGAAAGGGATGGCGGAGTCTTGCGATCGCCTTCATGGTCTGTTGGGTGGCGATCGCCCTCAACGCTTGTAACTCCGATCTGCTTAAACAAAGTTCAGCACGAGGAGATCAGATCGTCCTTAGCACCCTGAGTGATTTCAAAACCTTTAACTATGCCTTCAATGGCGAGTTTCCCAACATGTTCCTTTTTACCTACGAAGGGTTGGTGAGTGAAAATCCAGAAACCGCAGAAGTTGAACCAGCTCTAGCAGAGTCATGGGAAATGTCAGAAGACAAAAAGCGCATTACCTTCACACTCCGAGATGGATTGAAGTGGTCAGATGGGCAACCCTTAACGGCAGATGATGTCATCTTCAGCTACAACGATGTTTACCTGAACGAAAAAATTCCGACCGATCTACGCGATGTTTTGCGATTAGGAGACGGAAATCAATTTCCCAGTGTCAGAAAAGTAGATAATCGCCGTGTCGAATTCACAATTCCCGAACCCTTTGCTCCCTTTCTGAAAACAACTGGTGGCATCGCAATTTTGCCTGCCCATGCTTTACGGGAGTCCGTCTATACTAACGATGCCAACGGCAAGCCCTTGTTTCTCTCCACATGGGGTACGGATACTGATCCCAAAAAAGTAGTTGTCAACGGAGCATTTACGTTAGAGAGTTATACTCCAGGTCAGCGCTATATTTTTCGCCGCAATCCATTCTATTGGAGAAAAGATGCTCAAGGGCAACAATTACCTTATATTGATCGCCTGATATTGCAGATAGTCGAGTCTACTGATACTCAGCTAATTCGGTTCCGCACTGGAGAACTTGATATGTTGGGTGAATTAAGTACTCTACGCCCAGAAGACTTTTCTTTGTTAAAACAAGAGGAAAAACGAGGTAACTTCCAAATCCAACAAGGTGGGCTACGAACTGGAACATTGTATGTTTCTTTTAACCTGAACACAGGACGGCGAGAAAATGGAACTCCATTAGTTGACCCAATCAAGTCTCGCTGGTTTAACACAAAAGAATTTCGGCAAGCAGTTGCCTATGCGATCAATCGCGAACAAATGATTAACAATGCCTTTCGAGGTTTGGCAGAACCCCAAAACTCTCCAATCTCCGTGCAAAGCCCCTACTACTTAAAGCCCGAAGAAGGTTTGAAAACCTACGAATACAATCCTCAAAAATCAAAGGATCTGCTTCAACAAGCTGGATTTAAGTACAACGCTCAAGGTCAATTATTTGACGCAGAAGGCAATCGAGTTCGATTTAATTTCATTACCAATGCTGAAAACAAGCTAAGAGTTGCGATCGGTGCTCAAATCAAACAAGACTTAGCCGCGATTGGAATGCAAGTAGACTTTACACCGATTGCCTTCAATTCAGTCATTGAAAAAATAGATACGTCTTTGGATTGGGAATGCATACTCCTTGGGTTAACAGGAGGAACTGAACCCCACAATGGATTCAACGTTTGGAATCCTGATGGAGGTTCCCATTCCTTTAATCAAGGACCCAAGCCAGGAAGCCCACCAATTATTGGACGCACTGTTTCTGATTGGGAAAAAGAAATTGGACAACTTTACGTGCAAGGTGCACGCGAACTGAATGAAGCAAAGCGAAAAGAGATTTATGCTAAAACTCAGCAGATTACGCAAGAATATCTGCCATTTATTTATCTTGCCAATGCAAAAGCAATGGCTGCTGTTCGCAATCGAGTGGAAAATGTACGATACAACGCAATTGGACTGGGTATCTGGAACTTGCCAGAACAAAAAGTTATTTCCCGTTAA
- a CDS encoding hypothetical protein (IMG reference gene:2510097872~PFAM: Protein of unknown function (DUF820)) — translation MAIAAQPTKIFYPSSDGKPLAETSVHVDAIINAVVALRQYLVGQQAIVLADQFLYYAQGYPRLRVAPDVMVIFNVPPGPRDNYKTWEEGEVPVVIFEMTSNATKDEDQTYKKILYEQLGVQEYWQFDPKGEWIPEKLKGYRLRNELYELIEDGRSAPLELRLEVENQLIGFYREDTGEKILAPDDLLQALQQEIAARQTAEALAEQERQRAEQERQRAEQERQRAEQERQRAEQERQRAEAAETQVDRLREQLRTLGVDPGA, via the coding sequence ATGGCGATCGCGGCTCAACCGACCAAAATTTTTTATCCTAGTTCAGACGGTAAACCTTTGGCAGAAACTTCTGTTCATGTTGATGCAATTATCAATGCAGTTGTTGCCCTACGTCAGTATCTAGTTGGACAGCAGGCGATCGTTCTAGCAGATCAATTTCTTTATTATGCTCAGGGCTACCCTCGGCTACGCGTCGCTCCCGATGTTATGGTCATTTTCAATGTTCCACCCGGTCCGCGAGACAACTACAAAACCTGGGAAGAGGGAGAAGTTCCTGTCGTGATTTTTGAAATGACCTCGAATGCAACAAAGGATGAGGATCAGACCTATAAAAAGATTTTGTATGAGCAATTAGGAGTTCAAGAATACTGGCAATTTGATCCCAAAGGTGAATGGATTCCTGAAAAACTGAAAGGCTATCGTCTACGAAACGAACTCTATGAGTTGATTGAGGATGGTCGTAGTGCCCCACTAGAGTTACGGCTGGAAGTCGAAAATCAACTGATTGGGTTTTATCGGGAAGACACAGGCGAAAAGATCCTGGCTCCGGACGACTTACTGCAAGCATTACAGCAAGAAATCGCTGCTCGCCAGACTGCAGAAGCGTTAGCTGAGCAAGAACGGCAACGAGCTGAGCAAGAGCGGCAACGAGCTGAGCAAGAGCGGCAACGAGCTGAGCAAGAGCGGCAACGAGCTGAGCAAGAGCGGCAACGAGCTGAAGCGGCGGAGACTCAAGTTGATCGCTTGCGGGAACAATTGCGGACTTTAGGGGTAGATCCAGGTGCGTAA
- a CDS encoding 2-C-methyl-D-erythritol 2,4-cyclodiphosphate synthase (IMG reference gene:2510097873~PFAM: YgbB family~TIGRFAM: 2-C-methyl-D-erythritol 2,4-cyclodiphosphate synthase), translating to MASIRIGNGYDIHRLVPERPLILGGIKIEHSLGLLGHSDADVLTHAIMDAMLGALSLGDIGHYFPPTDPKWEGADSLKLLEQVDQLIQDKGWQICNIDSVIVAERPKLKPHIPAMRDRLATVLHLQSDQVGIKATTNEKLDATGREEGIAAYAVVLLEQAKTR from the coding sequence ATGGCTTCCATTCGGATTGGAAACGGATACGACATTCATCGTCTAGTGCCCGAACGCCCTTTAATCCTAGGTGGGATCAAGATTGAACATTCATTGGGTTTGCTGGGGCATAGCGATGCTGATGTGCTCACCCACGCGATTATGGATGCCATGCTGGGAGCCTTGAGCCTGGGAGATATTGGGCACTACTTCCCACCTACCGACCCCAAGTGGGAAGGAGCAGATAGTTTGAAACTGCTGGAACAAGTGGATCAGCTAATCCAAGATAAGGGCTGGCAAATTTGCAATATTGATTCCGTCATTGTGGCAGAACGTCCCAAACTCAAGCCGCACATTCCCGCCATGCGCGATCGCCTCGCTACAGTCCTTCACCTGCAATCGGATCAAGTAGGTATAAAAGCCACAACCAACGAAAAGCTAGATGCCACCGGACGCGAGGAAGGCATTGCTGCCTATGCCGTTGTTCTATTGGAGCAGGCTAAAACTCGTTAG
- a CDS encoding hypothetical protein (IMG reference gene:2510097876): protein MPELHVVRSCLSAMSVVFVNAVTVDLIASVPKIQLTMASEAYAKSSGGRSGGGSLW, encoded by the coding sequence ATGCCTGAGCTTCATGTTGTGCGATCGTGCCTGTCAGCAATGAGTGTTGTCTTTGTCAATGCTGTCACGGTTGATCTCATAGCATCAGTGCCAAAAATTCAGCTCACAATGGCTTCTGAAGCTTACGCTAAAAGCAGTGGTGGACGTAGTGGTGGCGGATCGTTGTGGTAA
- a CDS encoding tRNA (guanine-N1)-methyltransferase (IMG reference gene:2510097877~PFAM: tRNA (Guanine-1)-methyltransferase~TIGRFAM: tRNA (guanine-N1)-methyltransferase), which produces MRIDIVTLFPDFFRSPLSSGLLGKALAKQIAEVHLTNPRDFATDRHKRVDDEPYGGGVGMLMKPEPIFAAVESLPLLPQREVLLMSPQGETMHQQMFQEFAATCAQLVIICGHYEGVDDRVLHLVNREISLGDFILTCGEIPALALVNGVVRLLPGTVGKEESLKAESFEQGLLDYPQYTRPPVFRGWAVPEVLLSGNHQAIARWRKQQQIQRTRDRRPDLYARWLEQTGEQEG; this is translated from the coding sequence ATGCGTATTGATATCGTCACGTTGTTCCCGGATTTTTTCCGCTCTCCACTCAGCTCCGGATTGTTAGGGAAGGCGCTGGCAAAGCAAATCGCTGAAGTGCATCTCACGAATCCCCGTGATTTTGCGACTGATCGACATAAACGAGTAGATGACGAGCCTTATGGCGGTGGAGTAGGTATGTTGATGAAACCAGAACCTATTTTTGCGGCGGTAGAGTCGCTGCCGTTGCTGCCACAACGCGAGGTCTTGTTAATGTCTCCTCAAGGAGAAACTATGCACCAGCAAATGTTTCAGGAGTTTGCGGCAACGTGTGCTCAACTCGTGATCATCTGCGGGCATTATGAAGGGGTGGACGATCGCGTCTTGCATTTAGTCAACCGAGAAATATCATTGGGAGATTTTATTCTAACCTGTGGCGAAATTCCCGCCCTGGCTTTAGTCAATGGTGTTGTGCGTTTGCTACCGGGCACGGTTGGAAAAGAAGAATCCCTAAAAGCTGAAAGCTTTGAACAGGGATTATTAGATTATCCTCAATACACCCGTCCGCCAGTATTTCGGGGTTGGGCAGTGCCAGAGGTGCTGCTATCGGGGAATCATCAAGCGATCGCCCGGTGGCGAAAACAGCAGCAAATTCAACGCACTCGCGATCGTCGCCCTGATCTGTATGCTCGCTGGCTGGAACAAACTGGAGAGCAAGAAGGGTAG
- a CDS encoding cyanophycinase (IMG reference gene:2510097878~PFAM: Peptidase family S51~TIGRFAM: cyanophycinase): protein MSKSSVPTSVVKLLERWFHLSPNVSAAPQRMFQSLGEEMPQSTKTAIMIIGGAEDKVHGREILHSFFIRSGSTDARIAIIPSASREPAVIGERYREIFTEMGAKGIEILDIRDRDQCEDPLLQSYVENCTGVFMTGGDQLRLCGLLADTSLMSKVRYRAQRGEITLAGTSAGAAVMGHYMIAGGGSGESPNRSLVDITTGLGIIPELLVDQHFHNRNRMARLMSAIAAHFDRLGVGIDEDTCAVFEGDGLLQVMGKGTVTIIDPAGVIHTNHSCIGATDPLSIGNLRVHLLVHGDQFDLRKRLPILKQSS from the coding sequence ATGAGCAAAAGTAGCGTTCCAACTTCAGTTGTAAAGCTGTTAGAGCGTTGGTTTCATCTTTCGCCCAATGTCAGTGCTGCGCCTCAGCGAATGTTTCAGTCTCTTGGAGAGGAAATGCCTCAGTCTACTAAAACCGCCATCATGATTATTGGAGGAGCCGAAGATAAAGTTCATGGGCGGGAAATTCTGCATAGTTTTTTTATTCGTTCTGGATCAACAGATGCTCGCATCGCCATTATTCCATCAGCATCTCGTGAACCCGCTGTGATCGGTGAGCGCTATCGAGAAATTTTCACGGAGATGGGCGCAAAGGGAATTGAAATCCTGGATATCCGCGATCGCGATCAGTGTGAAGACCCGTTACTGCAATCCTATGTTGAAAATTGCACAGGTGTATTTATGACTGGAGGAGATCAACTCCGGCTCTGCGGTTTGCTGGCAGACACCTCATTAATGAGCAAAGTCCGTTACCGAGCGCAGCGTGGCGAAATTACTCTGGCTGGAACAAGTGCTGGGGCTGCGGTCATGGGTCACTACATGATTGCGGGAGGGGGCAGTGGGGAGTCTCCAAATCGTTCACTGGTGGATATCACAACAGGGTTGGGCATTATTCCAGAACTGCTCGTTGATCAGCATTTTCACAACCGTAATCGGATGGCTCGTTTGATGAGTGCGATCGCAGCTCATTTCGACCGGCTTGGCGTTGGAATTGATGAAGATACCTGCGCCGTGTTTGAGGGAGATGGCTTATTGCAGGTCATGGGGAAAGGAACCGTCACCATCATCGATCCTGCTGGTGTGATTCACACCAACCACTCCTGTATCGGAGCAACTGACCCACTCAGCATTGGCAACTTACGGGTTCATCTTCTAGTGCATGGTGATCAGTTTGATTTACGCAAGCGCCTACCAATCCTGAAACAGTCTTCTTGA